From one Nilaparvata lugens isolate BPH chromosome 2, ASM1435652v1, whole genome shotgun sequence genomic stretch:
- the LOC111050673 gene encoding uncharacterized protein LOC111050673: MSILRSSLLNFSEKMESNSADESSYGLNFTRAQDRILVDHVATYPALWQPSHDHYRDNELKHRIWKDISNAVEKPVDVCKKRWKNIKDTYDRRIKLAGGRHSTKYDRGKWELNDKLKTFLQTPIERSRQAKKQEKRTCNMKDIYVEEVELDYLLSRDNDAGEPETILEESCGSETSQSVAFAGKLVSSNNTTINSHSNEENAEYILPHQMGKSHDSGTGVDLFFQSLAETVKSFPPRLQQRAKTEALKLISSLELELWNSIDL, translated from the exons ATGTCGATTTTGAGAAGTAGCTTGTTGAATTTTAGCGAGAAAATGGAAAGTAATAGTGCCGATGAAAGTAGTTACGGCCTGAATTTCACTAGAGCCCAGGACAGAATTCTAGTTGACCACGTGGCGACGTACCCGGCTCTGTGGCAGCCATCACACGATCACTACCGAGATAACGAGTTGAAGCACCGGATCTGGAAGGATATTTCTAATGCCGTTGAGAAGCCTG TGGATGTTTGcaaaaaacgttggaaaaataTCAAAGATACCTATGACAGAAGGATCAAGCTGGCAGGGGGTCGTCATTCAACAAAATACGATAGAGGAAAATGGGAGCTCAATGACAAATTGAAGACTTTTCTTCAAACACCTATAGAGCGTTCTCG ACAAGCAAAGAAACAAGAGAAGCGAACTTGTAATATGAAAGACATCTACGTGGAAGAAGTGGAACTGGACTATCTTCTTTCAAGGGACAATGACGCAGGAGAGCCTGAAACCATTCTAGAGGAATCGTGCGGCTCTGAGACATCCCAGTCTGTTGCCTTTGCGGGAAAACTAGTCTCCAGCAACAACACAACAATTAATTCACATTCCAATGAAGAAAACGCTGAATACATACTGCCTCATCAAATGGGAAAATCTCATGACAGTGGTACAGGAGTTGATCTGTTTTTCCAGAGTTTGGCCGAAACAGTTAAAAGTTTTCCACCAAGACTGCAACAACGTGCAAAAACTGAGGCGCTCAAATTAATCAGTTCCCTCGAATTGGAACTATGGAACTCAATCGATCTGTGA